The Mucilaginibacter terrae region TCAAAATATCGGCAATAAACAATACGCCAAAGCCTATCCAAATAGCAAATACATAAAATGAACCTACGTAAGCATAATCACGCTCGCGCGGTTGCAGCGGGTTTTGATTGAGGTAAAGCACAATGGCCAAGCCGGTAAAAAAGAACAATACGGCTACCACACCGGCATCGCGCTTATTGCGTTGGAAGTGGAAGATCAAACCTAACACACCAATTAAAAACGGTAAGGCAAATAAGCGGTTATAAGCCTTGCTTTGGGTAACACTGTATGGCAGGGGCTTATTAAAGTTTAAGCCGCTGTACCAGTTGCCATCGGTGCCGTTACTATCGTTTTGGCCGTCCATGTCGTTGCTACGTCCCCAAAAGTTCCACAAAAAGTAACGGTTATACATTTGCATAACCTGCCAGCTAAAAAAGAACCCGAGATTTTGCTTCATGTTCGGCGTTTCTTCGGGGCTCATTTGCAGCCACTCACGGTAAAAATTGGCCTTCTGTGCATCGGCATCAAAAATGCGCGGGAACAAGGTATTATGGTCGTAAGTGGTTTTCATTTTCTTGCCGGCCACCTCGTATTTGGTAGTGCCGCGACGGTAAATGGTGGCACCATCGGTTTGGTCAATAGCTTTGGCATCAAAATATTGGCCGTAAACTAATGGGGTTTCGCCGTACTGGTCGCGGTTTAAGTAGCTGTTCAGGGCAAAGGCATCCTGCGGGTCGCTGTTGTTAAGGTTTGTACCAGCTTTAGCACGTACCACGATCATTACAAACGAGCTGTAGCCCAGCATAATAAACACCGTACTAATAAGTACCATGTTTAAGGTATAGCGTTTTTCGCGCACTTTTAATACGTATTCCAGTATAGCTAATACAGCACCTGCGGCAAGGAAGCCTATGATGCCGCCGCTTATGGTTAAGGCCAGTACAAAGGCTACTACAGCAGCTATTAATGCGCCAAATGATGTAGTAACCGAGTAGTAAATACCGGCAACCAGGGTAATAATAACCAGCAGGTAAAATACAATAGCGCCGCTGTTAAAGCTAAAGCCGAGGGTGTTAACAAACAACAGATCGGCATAGGCAGCACCTTTTACCGTGAACTGTATAATACCCCAAAGTACTAAGCCTAATACTACAATACCCACCACAAAGGCCCAAATGGTACCCGAGGTTTTAACCTCCTTAGCACGGCGGAAGTATATAATTAAGGCAATAACCGGTATAACCAGCAGGTTTAATAAGTGTATACCGATAGATAAGCCCATGATATAGGCAATGAAGATGATCCAGCGATCGGCGTGAGGCTCATCGGCATGGGCATCAAACTTGAGGATGGCCCAAAACACAATGGCTGTAAACATTGACGATTGCGCATAAACTTCAGACTCTACTGCCGAAAACCAAAACGTATCAGAAAAAGTATAAGCCAGTGCGCCCACCAAGCCCGCACCTATAATGAGGATGGTATGTGTGCTGGTTATTTCTTCACCTTTTTTAACTACTATTTTACGGGCCAGCATGGTAATACTCCAAAACAGGAACAAAATAGTAGCCGCGCTGGCAATGGCCGATGCCATGTTAGTCCAGAAAGCCACTTTGGTAGCATCACCAAATGAGAGGAGCGAAAACGCTTTACCGATCATGGTAAATAACGGTGCACCTGGTTGGTGAGCTACTTGTAAACGGTAAATGCAGGCAATAAACTCGCCGCAATCCCAAAAACTGGTTGAGGGCTCGAGCGTTAAAGTATAAGTAACGGCGGCAATAAGAAAAGTAAGCCAACCGAACAGGTTATTGGTTTTGGTATAATTCATATCCAATTATTACAAAAAAAATGCTTTGCTATTAAACCGACGAAATTAACAAAACTATGCATACCTTGGGTTAATTAGTTGTGCTTTAACACAATTTTAACGGGTGGGATATTGTGATGTTAAGAAGAGATTAAAAAAAGTAAAAAATATTTTGCAGCTTTAAAAAATCGCCTTACATTTGCATTCGATTTCGGAAGAGGATAACAATTCCGAATCAGGATTGTCCGATAGTATAAAGGTAGTACGACGGTTTTTGGTACCGTTTGTCTTGGTTCGAATCCAGGTCGGACAACAGAAAAAAATCGAATTTTGGAATACCGAAATTCGATTTTTTTCATTTTAAGTCGGTGTTGTTTGTCTTAAATCTGAATTTTCAGGATTTAAGAATTTTCAGAATTGATACGCAAAAGGGATTAGGTAATTCAAGGAGGAATAAATCCGAAGTCGAACATCCGAAATCCGAAATAAAAAATAACATGCCTTTACAGTTCAATCCGGTTAAATTATTTGCAGGTTCGGGCACGAAAGATCTGGCAACAAAAATTGCCAAGGTATATGGCCGTGAGTTGGGTGACTTAACTTTGTCGCGCTTCAGCGATGGCGAGTTTCAGCCTTACATCAACGAGTCGGTACGTGGTTGCGATGTGTTTTTCATCCAATCAACCAACCCGCCAACCGATAACCTGATGGAACTGCTTATGATGGTTGATGCCGCCCGCCGTGCATCGGCACATTATGTAACGGCCGTTATTCCTTATTTTGGATTAGCCCGCCAGGATCGTAAAGACAAGCCCCGTGTAGCCATTGGCGCAAAGCTGGTAGCCAACCTGCTAACCGCAGCCGGCGTAAACAGGGTAATGACCATGGATTTGCATGCCGCCCAAATACAAGGCTTTTTTGATATTCCGGTAGATCACTTAGATGCTTCGATCATTTTTGTGCCTTATATCAAAAGTTTAAACCTGCCAAACCTTACCATTGCATCGCCCGATATGGGGGGCTCGTACCGCGCACGCACCTTTGCCAAGTTTTTTAACGCAGAGGTGGTAATTTGTGATAAACGCCGTAAACGCGCCAACGAGATAGAGAGCATGACCGTAATTGGTGATGTAACCGGGCAAGACATTGTATTGATCGATGATATTTGCGATACCGCAGGTACTCTGGCTAAAGCCGCCGGCCTTATTATGGAACGTGGCGCCAACAGTGTACGCGCCGTGTGTACCCACCCGCTGCTATCGGGCAAGGCATACGAAACCATCGAAAATTCGGCTTTAACGGAGCTGATTGTAACTGATACCATTCCGGTAAAGCACGAAAGCAGCAAAATAAAAGTATTATCAACTGCCGATTTATTTGGTAAAGCCATTGCTAACGTAAACGAGCATGGTTCTATCAGCCAGTTGTTTAAGATAGATTAGATTCGCCCCACCTAAATCCTCCCCGGGAGGGAGGACTTTTTAGTGAGGATGTATATAAAGAACTTTCATCAAAGCCCCTCTCCCCCGGAGATGGGTTGGGGTGAGGCTTAACAAGTAAAACAAATAAAAAAATGAAATCAATTGCTATTAGCGGTTCTCCAAGAGAGAACGTAGGGAAACGCGATGCCAAGGAGCTGCGTTACCAGGGTTTAGTTCCTGCTGTATTATACGGTGGTGCTACTCAAACTCACTTTTCGGTATCTGCTGCTGAAATTAACGCTGCTATTTACACTCACGAGGTTAGCTTCATCGATCTTGAGGTTGCCGGTGCTAAAACTCAGGCTATTATTAAAGATATGCAATTTCACCCGTTAACCGGCGAAACCCTGCACATCGACTTTTTAGAACTTGACGAAACTAAACCAGTAACTATCGAAATTCCGGTACGTTTAACCGGTACTTCACCAGGTGTTAAAATGGGTGGTAAATTAGTTCAAAAGCTGCGTAAACTGCGCGTTAAAGCTTTACCTAAAGACCACTTAGATACCATCGAAGTTAGCATCGAAGGTTTAGAAGTAGGTAAATCGGTTCGTGTACGCGACATCAGTGTTGATGGCTTAACCATCACCAACACTCCCGAAGACACTATCTTATCTATCACTACTTCACGTGCTCTTCGTCAGGCTGAGCAAGAAGCAGCAAAAGGTAAATAAGCTTATTCATCAATTTTAAATTAAAATAGCCGTTGGATATTTATTCAGCGGCTATTTTTTTGCCCTTAATATTTGAGGCATTTATTCTAATTATGTCATTGCGAGCGATAGCGTGGCAATCTACTCATGCAAAGTAGAAACGCGAGGGGATTGTCACGTTGCCATAATGCCGTCATTGCGAGGTACGAAGCAATCTCTGCAAATGCAAGGCGTTCATACATAGCTCAGAGATTGCTTCGTACCTCGCAATGACGGTGGGGATGTACAGAAAAGGCGATTGTTCCATAAGAACAATCGCCTTTTTTGTATAGTATAGATAATCCTTACGCCTGTAACTCAGCCAGCACTGTACGGCCACCTTTTACTTTATCGCCAAGGTTAACATTAATTTTTGTTCCTATCGGCAGAAAAATGTCCACGCGCGAACCAAATTTGATGAAACCAAACTGGTCGCCTTGCGCTACTTTATCACCTTCTTTTACGTACCATACAATACGGCGGGCCAAAGCGCCTGCAATTTGGCGAAACAGCACCGTAACACCGGCCTCATTCTCAATGGCAATGGTGGTGCGCTCGTTTTCGGTTGATGATTTGGGATGCCAGGCCACCAGGTATTTACCCGGATGGTATTTAAAATACTTAACCACACCTGCAATAGGGTTACGGTTTACGTGCACGTTAACCGGCGACATAAATACCGACACCTGTATACGTTTGTCTTTTAAAAACTCAGGCTCATCTACTTCTTCAATTACAACCACTTTACCATCGGCCGGGCAAATTACATGCTGGTCGTGCGTGGTAATGGCAAACTTAGGGCTGCGGAAAAACTGTAAGATGATAACAAACAGTAAAAACGAAACGATGTAAATAAACCATTTGAGCACCGCAACCTCAGGGTAGTAAAAGTGAGCCAGCGCATTAAGTACAAAAATGAACAAAATGCACAGGGCCATTGAAGTGTATCCTTCTTTATGAAAAGTCATAATTTAACGCTGTTATATAAAGTAGCAAAAATAGTAAATACCGTGGTTAGCCCAACAAATATTTGTGATATATGAGGAGCTTATGTATATGGCGGTGATCTTTTTAGTTAAAAATGAAGTACAGGTAAGTAAATACCATAGGTGCAGCCAGCAGCAATCCGTCAAAACGATCTAACAAACCGCCGTGACCGGGCAGTATGCCGCCGCTGTCTTTAACGTTAATGCTGCGCTTAAACATCGATTCCACTAAATCGCCCAGGGTACCTATTACGCTAATGATGATAGCCATAGAAACCCATTGTTTCCACTCCAGTTCTTTAAAATAGATGCTGAGCACATAACCGGCAATAGCACTTATAATTATGCCTCCAATAAAACCTTCCCAGGTTTTTTTAGGCGAGTGGCGTTCAAACAGTTTAGCGCGGCCAAACTGGCGGCCAACTAAGTATGCACCGGTATCATTGGCCCAAAGCATAAGTAAAAAGCCCATAGGTATGTGCGCACTAAAGCCGGTATTGGTTACAAAACCAAGCGCGTGGAAAAAGCTGAATGGTACGATGGTGAAAATAATACCTAAAAAAGTGTAGGCAATGTTTTGAAAAGGTTTATCGGTGTTACGGTATAGCTCTTGCACAAAAACGGCCAGCATGGCGGGTACCAGTAAAAACACCAGCTTGTGAATGGTTTGCGCTTCAGGATATACATCCCAATGAAAAAGGGCAGCAAAAGCGGCATAGGTATAAGCACCGTTAATTAAACCGGTGGCCACATTAGGCGATGAACCGCTTTTTTTAAGCAGACCGTAAAATTCCTGCAAACAAACAATGGCCAGCAGGCCAAAAAATATTGAATAAACTGCTGCTCCGGCAAAAAAAGAGCCCAGCATTACAACCACAAAAAAGAAGCCGGTTATAGCACGTGTTTTCATAAAGTTATTTGGTTCATTACCATGAGTTCAATGGCCTGGCTAAAATCTTCTTCGTGTATGTAAACCTCAACACTGCCAAAGTTTTGGTGCGATGAAGCCTGCTTATTGAGCAGTACGGCACCAATTTCGTGCTCTAAAAGCACCTGCTTTATAATTTCGGCCTGATAGTAGTTTGAAGAAGTATAAATTTTAACCCAGTTTTTTTCCATTAAATGCTGCCGGCAATTGTTTTGCGAGAGGCCACCTTGCGGTAACCCAGCAACAAAGCTACGGTAAAAAGTATACTTAATAGCGGTAAAATGTAATCAAACTTAGCATCAAGTTTTACATCACCGTTTAGCCCGTATATATAAGCAAATACCACAGCCGTACCATTGTTTAAAAAATGGGCCCAAACAGCGGGCCATATGCTGCCGCTCCAAACGGTAAAGTAGCCAAACAGCACACCTAAGGCCATGCGGGGTAAAAAGCCATAAAACTCCATATGAAAGGCACTGAATAAGATGGCTGTAAGCCAAATGCCCACATGTGCGTTTTTTTGCCAGCGAATTAAAATGGTTTGCAGGCATCCTCTAAACATCAGTTCTTCGGCAATGGCGGTGGCTAAGCCTACCAGCAGC contains the following coding sequences:
- a CDS encoding glycosyltransferase family 117 protein translates to MNYTKTNNLFGWLTFLIAAVTYTLTLEPSTSFWDCGEFIACIYRLQVAHQPGAPLFTMIGKAFSLLSFGDATKVAFWTNMASAIASAATILFLFWSITMLARKIVVKKGEEITSTHTILIIGAGLVGALAYTFSDTFWFSAVESEVYAQSSMFTAIVFWAILKFDAHADEPHADRWIIFIAYIMGLSIGIHLLNLLVIPVIALIIYFRRAKEVKTSGTIWAFVVGIVVLGLVLWGIIQFTVKGAAYADLLFVNTLGFSFNSGAIVFYLLVIITLVAGIYYSVTTSFGALIAAVVAFVLALTISGGIIGFLAAGAVLAILEYVLKVREKRYTLNMVLISTVFIMLGYSSFVMIVVRAKAGTNLNNSDPQDAFALNSYLNRDQYGETPLVYGQYFDAKAIDQTDGATIYRRGTTKYEVAGKKMKTTYDHNTLFPRIFDADAQKANFYREWLQMSPEETPNMKQNLGFFFSWQVMQMYNRYFLWNFWGRSNDMDGQNDSNGTDGNWYSGLNFNKPLPYSVTQSKAYNRLFALPFLIGVLGLIFHFQRNKRDAGVVAVLFFFTGLAIVLYLNQNPLQPRERDYAYVGSFYVFAIWIGFGVLFIADILSKFLNRKTAGIIATAICLLGAPVLMGFQEWDDHDRSTKMTPHDMAANYLNSCAPNAILFTYGDNDTYPLWYAQEVENIRPDVRIVNLSLLGTDWYIRQMKQKMNESAPLPITMPNEKFAAGVRDIVYWSDQMDVKDTVELKEVFDFITSNNPDAMVQYENGMKMNYLPTKQFKITINPDQVVQTGTVPASQKDQIVPAMEWKFNSNYVTKDNLALIDILAHNNWKRPVYFAITVGNDNMMGMDKYMHDEGFVYHLQPLKTDTAANAPEPTNTLVMYNNMMTKYKWGNMKTAKYLDHESVTMFFPIIQKQFNNMIANLQKEGHNDLAIKALNRYEEVMPDNIQYGEIALRKFYLLQNAYQLNQTQLANKWTAQLDDFIKNSLDYNYEVMQGGSGSINQRDLQLGMYMLNGMVEMTKTYKQTELNKTLSAHFKEYESKFGNVLGGGQ
- a CDS encoding ribose-phosphate pyrophosphokinase, translating into MPLQFNPVKLFAGSGTKDLATKIAKVYGRELGDLTLSRFSDGEFQPYINESVRGCDVFFIQSTNPPTDNLMELLMMVDAARRASAHYVTAVIPYFGLARQDRKDKPRVAIGAKLVANLLTAAGVNRVMTMDLHAAQIQGFFDIPVDHLDASIIFVPYIKSLNLPNLTIASPDMGGSYRARTFAKFFNAEVVICDKRRKRANEIESMTVIGDVTGQDIVLIDDICDTAGTLAKAAGLIMERGANSVRAVCTHPLLSGKAYETIENSALTELIVTDTIPVKHESSKIKVLSTADLFGKAIANVNEHGSISQLFKID
- a CDS encoding 50S ribosomal protein L25/general stress protein Ctc, which produces MKSIAISGSPRENVGKRDAKELRYQGLVPAVLYGGATQTHFSVSAAEINAAIYTHEVSFIDLEVAGAKTQAIIKDMQFHPLTGETLHIDFLELDETKPVTIEIPVRLTGTSPGVKMGGKLVQKLRKLRVKALPKDHLDTIEVSIEGLEVGKSVRVRDISVDGLTITNTPEDTILSITTSRALRQAEQEAAKGK
- a CDS encoding phosphatidylserine decarboxylase family protein, encoding MTFHKEGYTSMALCILFIFVLNALAHFYYPEVAVLKWFIYIVSFLLFVIILQFFRSPKFAITTHDQHVICPADGKVVVIEEVDEPEFLKDKRIQVSVFMSPVNVHVNRNPIAGVVKYFKYHPGKYLVAWHPKSSTENERTTIAIENEAGVTVLFRQIAGALARRIVWYVKEGDKVAQGDQFGFIKFGSRVDIFLPIGTKINVNLGDKVKGGRTVLAELQA
- a CDS encoding phosphatidate cytidylyltransferase; this encodes MKTRAITGFFFVVVMLGSFFAGAAVYSIFFGLLAIVCLQEFYGLLKKSGSSPNVATGLINGAYTYAAFAALFHWDVYPEAQTIHKLVFLLVPAMLAVFVQELYRNTDKPFQNIAYTFLGIIFTIVPFSFFHALGFVTNTGFSAHIPMGFLLMLWANDTGAYLVGRQFGRAKLFERHSPKKTWEGFIGGIIISAIAGYVLSIYFKELEWKQWVSMAIIISVIGTLGDLVESMFKRSINVKDSGGILPGHGGLLDRFDGLLLAAPMVFTYLYFIFN
- a CDS encoding putative signal transducing protein — translated: MEKNWVKIYTSSNYYQAEIIKQVLLEHEIGAVLLNKQASSHQNFGSVEVYIHEEDFSQAIELMVMNQITL